A region of the bacterium genome:
TGCGCCGGCGCTCGCGATAACCGACGTAAAGGCCGACGCCGCCGGCACGCCGGCCGTCGCCGTTACGGTGGGGTGCCGCGGTATTCCGGAGTTGGAGGTATCGCTGTACGAAATAGACCCGGCCCGTTACCCCGCTTTCTATGACGAGTTCGCCAACGCCGAGCTCGACGCCGGTGCCTTGCCGGGCGTAAAGCGCGAAGTCGAGACCCGCACGGTGCCGGGTTCGCCGCCGGGAAGTCTTTACCGCGTCGACGAAGTGACCGCCGATTGGGACGAGCTCCCCGCGGGCCTTTACCTGGTCGAAGGCCGGGGCGGCGGCGAGCGTTCCCGCGCCGTTTTTCTCCTTAACGGCGCCGCCGTCATTTCGGCGAGCGACGGCTCTCAACTTTACCTCGGCGCCGTGGACGCCGAGACCGGGGAACCGGTCCCCATCGACGGCGTCGACGCTTGGTTGGTCCGTTACGCCGACGAGCGGTTCCGCAAAATAGCGTCCCTCGAGCCGGTCCGCCTCGCCGCCAAGTCCGGAGCTGACGGCCTGTTCGTCGACCTCTCGCCGCTGCCTTATAGTAGCTCCGTATACCTTGTCGTGCACACTTCGCTGGGGCTCTCGGTCTACGCCTGCGGCACGCGCACCGGTAGGTGTCTGCCTCGCCAAATAACGGGCGAAATTATCACCGACCGACCGCTTTATAAGCCCGGCGATACGGTGCGGTATAAAGTTATTTTTCGCGAGGTCGACTTCGGGAATAAAACCATGGCCGCCGTTCCGGGATTGGAATTCGAGCTGGCTCTGTATCCGGAATATTGGGGGACCGGCGAGCCCTTATGGTCGACAACGGGCGTTACCGACGAGTACGGGACGTTTGCCGGGGAACTCGAGCTCCCCGCCGGCACGAAGCTCGGCAACCCGACGCTGCAGGCCAAGGTGACGGTAGAGGGTAACGATTATTACGCTTCGGGCTGGTTTTACTTATCCGAGTTCGAGAAGCCGGAATATGAATTAAAGTTAAAGCCGCTTAGGGATGATTACCTTTCGGGCGAGACGGTGGAGATAGAGGTGGGGGCTGCGTACTATTTCGGCGAGCCTATGGCCGGCGGCGTCGTGACGTACGACGTTAAATGCTCTACCTTCCGCGACGCGCGCACCGAAGAGGAGGTCATGTTGGTGGAGGGGGGCAAAGCGCGGTTAGACGAAGACGGCCGCGGCATAATCTCCTTTAAAACGCCGGGCGCGGCCGAACGCGACAATTCCCTCGAAATTAAAGTTAAGGCGGGGGACGAGACGGCCCATCTCGTTGAAGGTTCGGTCGGCGTATCGACGTACGCCGGCGACCGCCGCGTCCGAATTTCCGGGGAGGGTTACGAGTGCTTACGCGGCGAAAGGGCGGTACTCCTCATCGACGTTCAGGACCTCGACGGCGAATCCGTCGGCGGCGAAGTGAAGCTCGAGGCGTACGAGGAGATCCGTCCTTTCGCCGGAGACCCGAGACGGGGCGAGCTGCTGGCCGAGGCCGTAGTGCACGTACCGGCGGGTGAAGAGTTGCGTTACGAGCTCGAGCTGGACGACCCGCCTAACGAAGTCGTCGTCATAGGCCGAACCATCGGTACGAATGGCGGCGAACACGAGCAAGATATCCGTTTCGGTTTCGTCGACGAGCGCAAAAGGTCCTACGAGAGGCGGGACGTTACGGTTGAGGCCGGCGCCGAGCGCGCGGCAGTAGGCGACGACGTGGAAATTAAAATTAAATCTCTCGTGGAAGCTTCTTCCTGCCTCGCAGCCGTTTACGCCGACGAGGGTTCCCTGTCTGTACGCCGCGTCCCTTTGGTGCCGGGCGAGGAGGGATATACCGGTTCGTTCGCGTTAAAAATCGTACCCGATTACGAACCCCGCGTTACGGTACACGTCGTCGTCGCCGCCGGCGGGAAGTCGTGTTACGAAAATTGGTGTGGCGATACGGTAGAGGTCGAAAACCCTTCGGCTACGATTACGGTCGACGTGGCCGTTGATGGAACGTCGTACCGCCCGGGGGAAGAAGTCAACTTGCGGCTTAGCTGCCGCGCCGTGGACGGCTCGCCCGCGCCGGCGGACATATCGGTGGCCGCCGTGGACGAGGCGCTGTTGGCGTTGGCCGCGGACCAAACGAAGGACGTCCCGGCGGAATTTCGGCAAAAGCTATCGCGGCCGGCGAAGTGTAGGATTAACGATTCTTTCGGAAATCGGGGAGAGCTTGCCAAGGTCGTGTTTTCTTTCCCATATTACGAGTGGCCTTACGGCGCCACCGGTAGCGACTTCTTGCCCATTGACGTCGAGCGGTGGGGCCCGTCCGCCCGTTTGATAGAAAGGGTTTTCCTAAAAGAAATGTACAGTCCTTCTGTCGAATTATACTTGGACTTGGGGATGCAGGCCGAAGCCGCGGGCGAGGAGGGTTACGGCGAGGGGCTTGTTAAGGTCGGCGGCCGTCCCGAATTACCCGAACGCCTCCAGGGGCGGAACTTCGTTTTGCCGTACGCCGGTTACGGCCCCCGTCATCCCGAGCCGGGCGTGGCCGACCTGGGCGGCGAACCGTACGATTTGGTGGAGTCGGGCATAGGCGGCGGCGGGGGCGGAGGGGGCGGCTCTATGGAGGTCCGGCGGGACTTCGCCGATACGGCGTTCTGGGCGCCTAACGTAAAAACGAGCGGAGACGGTGACGCTTCCGTATCGTTCACCCTCCCCGATAACGTTACGACGTGGCGGGTGATGGCGCTCGCGATGGACAGGGGCCGGCGTTTCGGTTGGGCGTCGGATACGTTCGAAGTTAAAAAAGACGTCATCGCGCGCCTGAAGGCGCCGCGGTATTTCGTGGCCGGCGACGTGGCGCGGCTCACGGCGATAGGGCACAATTATCTCGCGGAGCCGCAGGAGCTGACGTTGGCCTTGGAGGAGGAGGGCTTGACGCACGTCGGCGGGGAAGCGACGGCGACGCGGACCGTGGAAACCGGCGGCAGGGAGGCGATGTACCATTGGGTGGAGGCTTCGCCCGTAAGCGAGGCCCGGGTGGTGACGTCCGCGTTTTGCGAGGCCGGGAGTGACGCCGCCGAATACAAGTTCCCCATATACCCTCGCGGCAGTAAGGTCCGGCAGGCGTACGCCGGTCGCCTCGGCGACGACGTGGCGCACACGATGACGGTGGCCGAGGGCGCCGTGCCGTCCTCGTTCGCGGGGGAGCTTATCCTGGCGCCGTCGCTGGCGGCAACGCTGAGCCACGGCCTGGGTTTCTACCGCGATTACCCGTACGATTGCGTTGAGCAGACGTTGAATCGATTCCGCGTGAACGCCGAGCTCGCCGCGGCCGCGGCCGACCTCGGTTTGGAGGAAACGACCTTAACGGAGGGGTTGTCGGACGCTGTGGCCGGCGGCGTTCGCAAGCTCCGCGAGACGCAAACGTCGAGCAGCCGCCTTTATTCCGGGGAGGAAAGGTCGGATAAAAGGTACGGTGGCGGGTGGCCGTGGTCGGCGGGTGGGCCGGAGTCGCCGTACGTGACCGCGTACATTTTGGATGGATTGCACAGCCTTCGGGAAAACCCGTTCGTCCCGGCGGCGACGGCCGACGACCTCGAGCGCTTATATTACAATTCCCGGGAATACGTCGAGCAGTATTTTAAAGATTGGCGTGTCGACCCGTCGTTCCAACCGGAGGCCGTTTCGCTGTACATCGCCGACGTCGCGTTGCGGACGGGCGCCGTCCCGCCGGACGACTTCACGGTCCGCAAGGTCGCGGATTACTACTTCGAGGCGCGGCCCGCGCAGGAGCCTATGGCGCTGGCGCTGCTGGCCTCGGTGCTCCACCAGATGGGCGACGACGAACGGCTGGCGGTCGTGATGCGCAACCTGGACAACGGCGCCCTGGTCGGCCCGGACGATACGGTATTTTGGGGCAAAGCTCCCGCGGAGACGTGGCGCTGGTGGGACGACGCCGTCGAGACGACGGCCAAAGTGCTGGAGGTAAAGCTGGCGTATCAACCGGACGACCCGAACATCCCCAGGATGGTGGATTGGCTCGTCGACCGGCGGCGCGGCGCGGCCTGGAAGTCCACCAAGGATTCCGCGGCGGCGGCGCTGGCGCTGATGAAGTATATCAAGGCCAACCCGGAACTGGCCGCGCCGATCGTCGCGTCGTACAAGTTCGGGACACGTGAGGGCGGCGTCGAGCTCGAGCCTGCGGCGTACGAAGCTCCGGCGGAGGCCGTGACGTTCGCGTGGGAGGACGTCGCCGTCGGCGACAACGACCTCGCAATTACGCGTACGTCCGGCGAGGGGCCGGCGTTCTATACGGCCGCGCTCGAGTACTACGTCGAGGCCGACGCCATCCCCGCCGTCGAGGGCTCCGTCACGCTCGAGCGTGAGTACTACGCCATCGAGCGCGAGTTTAAAAAGGGTAAAGTGAAAGAGAAGAAAAGGCCGCTCGACGGGCCGGTGAAGCTCGGCGAGGATATAGAAGTCGTACTCGAGATCAACTCGCCGTACGACTTCGACTACGTCGTGTTGGAAGACCCGAAGCCGGCCGGGTTCATCTACCTGGAGGATAAGTCCGGTTACAATTGGACCGCCGGGGCGTACGTCGAGCTGTGGAACAGGCAACGCGGCGCCCTGTTCGAACGGTTGCCGCGGGGCGAGACGGTGATGCGGTACCGCCTCCGCGCCGAGGTGCCCGGAACGTACACCGCGCTGCCGGCGCGGGTGTACGGCATGTATTCGCCCGACATCGGCTCGAGCACGGCCTCGGCGGTGGTGGAGGTGGGGGAGTAATTATTTCGCGCGTGAGATGTAGTAAGTACGGCGCCCGATTCTTGGGCGCCTTATTTTATGACTACGCTAACGGGAGCGTTTTTCGCGGTTTTCCCGCCCGGGCGTGGGTTTTTACGTTTGCGGTTGCCTAAAAAGGTACAGAGGATATCCGCACAAAGGAAGAAAGGTTATCATAAGGTTAGCGGTAATCGTTGCGGCCCGGGCGCCGGCGCAGGCCGCGGCCTTCGAAATAGGCCGCAAGTTTTTATACGCGCCGCGGTCTAAAAGGGTAGTATTAACTATACGCTAAAGGAGAACCGATATAAAAATCCTGACGATATTCGTTGCCGGCCTTGTTCCGGCCTGCGCCGCGGCGTCCACGCTTTCGCTTGAGGAAGCGCTCGCGACGGCGCTGCAACATAGTTTGAAAGTGGAGCTGGCCGGCGTCGAGCGGTCGCAGGGCAAGCAGGCGCTGGCCGAGGGCGTGATGTCGGCGTTCCCCGATTTGAGCGCGTCGTATTCGACGAGCGGGACCTCCGTCGCCGAGGTGGGAGATACGTGGCGCTTCGGCTTCTCGCTGACGCAGCCGGTCGTCGACGCCACCGTCGTCTTCGAAGTGATGCGCGGCTTCCGGGAGAACGACTACTACCGGGCGACGTCGGCGCGGACCGTCGGCGAGCTGATCCTGGCCGTCCAGAGCGGTTACTATAATTTGGCGCAAGGCCAGGCGTTGGCTGCGAGCGCCGAGGGGCAGCACCGGCGCGCCGCCGGGAACCTGAAGATCGTGGCGAGGCGCTACGAGTTGGGAGAGGCCAACCTGGCCGATAAGTTGCGGGCCGAGGCGGACCTTCTCACCAAGGAGACGGAGCTGCTTTCCGCGCGCAACGGCGTGGAGGAGAACCAGCGGTCGTTTTCCGACCTCATCGGCCTCGACCGCTGGGAGGCTATCGCGGCGGAGGAGTTGCCGCTCCCCGAGGAGCCGTACGAGCTTCCCACTACGGTTATCTCCGCCGCCGTCCTCGAAAAAAACCCCGACCTCGCGGTGCTCAGGATGCAGGTGAAGGCGTCGGACGTGGCGTATTGGAGCGCGTGGGGAGACCTGCTCCCGGCGCTGTCGTTCTCTTATAGTCGGGGTTCGACCTTCGGGGGGTCCATATTCCCCGGCGAGGAGGGCGCCGACACGCGCTACGGCGTGGTCGTGAGTCTTCCCCTCGTCGACGTCGCGGACCGCGTGCTCGGCGTCACCGGCGCCCGGCTGGACCGGAAGCAATCCCGCCTCGAGTTGGCCCAGGCCCGGCTCGATTCCCGCGAGCGGCTGGCGAGCTTATTGGCCACGCAGGAGTTGTCCCACAAGGAATGGGAGTCCGCCTCCAAGACGGTGGAGCTTTCGAAAGAGGTCTACCGCCTTAACGTCCGGAGCTACGAGTTGGGCGCCGTCTCTTTCGACGACCTCTTGCAAGTGGAGGCGGAGCTGGGCCAGGCCGAGCGGGCGCTGATCGAAGCCACGGCCGGCTACTGGTCAAGCCGCGCCGAGTTAAATTACCTTCTGGGAACGTCGGTGGAGGAATAATGGACAAGAGGCGACGCAATAAAATAATAAGAAACCTCATCATCGCGGTCGTCCTGGTAGTGGCCCTGGTCGTGATTTTGAAAATTGCGTGCCGGCCGCCGGCGCCGCCCGATATCGAGGCGAGGGAACTCCGTCCGGGCAATATCGTGTCCACCGTGTCCGCGGACGGGGAGCTGCGGGCGCTCGACCAGGTCGACATTTCGGCCGAGGTCGTGGCGAAAGTCGAGAAGGTGTACGTGGAAGAGGGCGACGAGGTCGAGAAGGGGCAACTCCTGTGCGTGCTCGACGCCGACGCGTACCGTTCGCAACGGGACCTCTACCGCTCCCAGCTCGAGCAGGCGAAAGCCGACTACGAACGCGGAAAAGCGCTTTTCGAGGAGAGCCTCATATCCGAGGCCGATTTCGAGGGGCGGCGCACGACGTACGAAGTCGCCCAGGCCCGGCTCGAGCAGAGCGAGGACGACTTGGCCAAGACCCGCATCTACACTCCCATCTCCGGGCGCGTCGTCCGGGTGGAGGTGGAGGAGGGCGAGACCGTCGTTATGGGGACGATGAACAACGCCGGAACGGTTATGTTTACGGTGGGCGACCTCTCCGCGATGCAGGCCGAGATATACGTGGACGAGACCGACGTCGCGAACGTCGCGATAGGCCAGCCGGCCGTGGTGACCCTCGACGCCATGCCGGACGTCGAATTCGAAGCGGTGGTTAGTGCCATCGGTTATATGCCCGCCACCGCCACCGACGCCGTCTCGAGTGAAGTTACCGAGTTCGAAGTCGTACTGGACTTGGGCGATGCCGATGCGCGTCTGCGGCCGGGGATGACGGCGTCGGCCGAGATAACCACGGCCGTCCGGGAGAACGTCGTCACTTCCCCCTTGCAGGCCCTGGGAAAAAACGACGTCGACGGGAAGATGCGGGATACGGTTTTCGTCCTGGACGGCGGCCGGGTCAAGTTGACGCCGGTAAAAATAGGCATTTCCGACGGGACGAATACGGAGATCACCGAAGGGCTGGAATACGGCCAGGTAGTCATTACGGGTCCCTACAAAGAACTCCGCAAGCTGCGCGACGGCGACATCGTGGAATCGGTCGTTATTGAAGGAGATAAAGAATGGTCGGACGAGACGGCGGAAGGCCCCGGAATTTCGGCGCGGGGACTGATGCACGCGATACCGCACCGCAGGTAATTAGAACCGTGGGCGTCTCCAAGGTTTACGACGCCGGGCCGATAGCCGTTCAGGCGCTCGCGGAAATTGACCTCGAGATCTCGGAAGGGGATTACGTGGCCATCATGGGCCCTTCCGGCTCGGGCAAGTCCACGCTTATGCACATCCTCGGGTGCCTCGATGCGCCGACGGCGGGTTCCTACTTCCTCAAAGGTCGCGAGGTCTCCGGGTTCGACAATAACCAACTGGCCCGCGTGCGCAGTCGCGACGTCGGCTTCGTCTTCCAGCGATTCAACCTCCTCCCCCGGCTCACCGCGGCCCAGAACGTGGAGCTGCCCCTCTTGTACGGCAAGGTCCCGGGGGACCGGCGCGAAGAAATCGTGGCCGACATGCTGGCCAAAGTGGGTTTGACGGACCGGGGGCAACACAGACCCAACGAGCTCTCCGGCGGCGAGGTCCAGCGGGTGGCGGTCGCCCGGGCGCTGGCCAACGACCCCGCCATGATCCTCGCGGACGAGCCGAGCGGCAACCTCGATTCCAAGAGCGAGGACGAGTTAATGGCGCTGTTGGACGACCTCAACGACGCGGGCAGGACCCTTATCGTTGTGACTCACGAGGACAGCGTCGCCCGTCACGCGAAGCGGGTAGTTACGTTGCGAGACGGGAGGGTGGTATGAACTTCTTCTCGTTGCTGCGGCTCTCCGTGAATTCCCTGCGCCACCACAAGTCGCGCTCGGTCCTTACGGCGCTGGGGATAATTATCGGCGTGACCACCGTTATCGCGATCCTCTCGTTGCTGGAGGGACTCAACCGGACCATCGACCAGGAGTTCTCCGCGTTGGGAACGAACACGATCTACGTTCAGAAAATGGAGTTCAATATCGGCTCGGGGCGCCCCCGGGATTTCGAAGAGATAGCTAAAAGGGCCGAGCTCACGATGGAGGACGCCGAAGCTATCGGCCGGCTCCCCACGGTCCGGGCCGCGGTGCCGACCATTGAAAACGACGTGGGGACGCTCACGCGCGGGACGTACGAGGCCGACGATTGCGGCCTCGTCGGCATCGCCGAGGGCGGCGACCTCACCGGAAATTGGGTGGTGTTGGACGGGCGTTTCATAACGCCGGACGACCGCCAACGCCGGAATATGGTATGCGTTATCGGCTCGTACGTCGCCGAAAATTTATTCGGGGACGGTGAGAAACCGGTGGGTCAAACCCTCGACGTGGACGGCCACCGTTACCGCGTCGTCGGCGTATTGGAAGAGAAAGGCGCCTCGTTCGGGAGGCCCCAGGACAACAAGGTCTTTATCCCGATATCCACTTCGCTCAAGTACTATCCCATCCCGGAGGGGCGCAGGGCCATATTCCACGGGTTGGAGATCGAGGTCTTGCCGAACGAGGGCGTCCCGGTCGAAACCGCCCTCGAGGACGTCGAAGAGGTGCTCCGCCTCCGGCGCGGCCTCCGTTATTATGAAGACAACGACTTCGGCCTCAATACCCAGGAATCCATGCTCTCGTCGTTGAACACCATCACGTCGATATTGTGGATGGTGATGGTGGGGGTGGCGTCGATATCGCTCGTCGTCGGCGGCATCGGCATTATGAACATCATGCTGGTATCCGTGGCCGAGCGGACCCGGGAAATAGGCATCCGCAAAGCGGTGGGCGCCCGCGACCGCGACGTACTAATCCAGTTCCTGCTCGAGTCGATCACGCTATCCGCTTTCGGCGGCGTCATCGGAATCGTCCTGGGCCTCGGCGTCGCGGGCCTGGTCACGGCCTTATCGTCGCTGGACGCCGCGGTCGTCTGGTGGACCATCGCGTTGGGCTTCGGGTTCTCGGCGACGGTGGGGATCCTGTTCGGCATATACCCCGCCCGGAAAGCCTCCCGCCTCAACCCCATCGAGGCGATAAGGTACGAGTAGGGCACGTTACCGGCGGCCGAGGCGCCGCGCAAGTTTTTTGCCGTGCCGGCGTCTAAATAGTCGAAGGGGAACGAAATGACCTGCATAGAAGAAAAAAAGCTCTCGGCCTACCTGGACGGCGAACTGCCGCCCGAGGATAGCGCGGCGCTTGAGGAACACCTTACGCGCTGCGCGGCCTGCCGGGAAGAGCTGTCCCGTCTCGAGTTCGTGTCGGAAGCCCTCGAGTTACTGGAAGGCGCGGAGCCGGACCCGTACTTCGCGCCCCGCCTCAAGCGGCTCGCCGTGGCCGAGCGAGGTAGGGGTTGGGCGAGGCGGGTACTCGTGCCCGCGGCGGCGGCCGCCGCGGCCGCGTTATCGCTGGTCCTGGGCGGCTTTCTGGGGAGGGCGTTGTACGCGGAGCCGAACGGCGCCTCGTTGGCGGCCAACGGCGAGCTCGTCGAGTACCTCGGCGTCGCGCCGGTGGAGGATTTCCCCGACGGCTCGTTGGGCGAGGCGTGGGGAGAGGTTTTGGTGGAAGGAGACAACGGATGAGACAGAAAATCCTGATAATCGCGCTCGTCGTATCCGTCGCCCTGAACGTCGGCGCGCTGGTGACGTTCGCGTACCGGTGCGCTACGACGCCGAAGCCGCCCGAACCGCCGGGCCGGCTGGCCCAGGAGCTGGGTTTGACCGACGAACAACGGGAGATGATGCGCGAGCAACGCGAGAAGTCATGTCGGGAGATGGAACCGCTCCGGCGAGAGATGGACCGTAAGAGAGGCGAAGTGTTGGCGCTGCTGAAAAAGCCGGAGGTCGACGTCGCGCGGCGTGACCAGCTCTTCGCCGAGATCGCGGACCTACAGATGAGGATGGAGCTTTTGACCTTCGAGAATATGTGCGAGACGAAGAGCATGCTCCGCCCCGAGCAGCAGGAGCGCTTCATCGCCCACGTCGAAGAACGCTTCCAGCACCAACACGAACACTTCAAGCGGGGGCCGGCTCACGGTCCCGGCGGCCACAAGTTCGAACCCAGGATGATGCGAGAAAGGAGCGGTGAAGGACGATGACGAAAAACAGGTTACCCGTCGTAGTCGGCCTGATGGTAGTCTTGGCGGCCGCGGCGGGCGCACGGCACGCGGGTTTCGGCCCGGAAGGCGCTCCGGGTCCCAAGGGCGCGTTTATACAGGACCTGAGCGACGAGCAGCGGACCGCCATCCGCGAGATAACCCTCAAACACCGGAAAGAGATGATCCCGCTGCGTGCCGAGATGGAGACCAGGAACCTCGAGCTGCAGGAACTGGTCGGGGCGGACGCCGACAAAGACGCGATATTCGCCAAGCTCGACGAGATCGGCGCGCTGCGCACCGAGATGATGAAGAAGCGGATGGCGATGCAGCTCGAGATCCGCGCGCAGCTGACCGACGAGCAGAAAGAAATGTTTGACCAGAAGCATATGATGATGGGGCATATGGGCGCCGGCGGCGGACGCGGCCCCGGCCCCGGCGGCGGGCCCTTCGAGTAAAGGCCGCGACGCCGGCGGTTAAGGGGGCGACTCCTGCGGGAGTTGCCCCTCTGCGTAAATCCGACCCGAATGCTGTTATAATATAGACGCGTTTAGGTGATAACTTGGCGACT
Encoded here:
- a CDS encoding efflux RND transporter periplasmic adaptor subunit: MDKRRRNKIIRNLIIAVVLVVALVVILKIACRPPAPPDIEARELRPGNIVSTVSADGELRALDQVDISAEVVAKVEKVYVEEGDEVEKGQLLCVLDADAYRSQRDLYRSQLEQAKADYERGKALFEESLISEADFEGRRTTYEVAQARLEQSEDDLAKTRIYTPISGRVVRVEVEEGETVVMGTMNNAGTVMFTVGDLSAMQAEIYVDETDVANVAIGQPAVVTLDAMPDVEFEAVVSAIGYMPATATDAVSSEVTEFEVVLDLGDADARLRPGMTASAEITTAVRENVVTSPLQALGKNDVDGKMRDTVFVLDGGRVKLTPVKIGISDGTNTEITEGLEYGQVVITGPYKELRKLRDGDIVESVVIEGDKEWSDETAEGPGISARGLMHAIPHRR
- a CDS encoding ABC transporter permease, with the translated sequence MNFFSLLRLSVNSLRHHKSRSVLTALGIIIGVTTVIAILSLLEGLNRTIDQEFSALGTNTIYVQKMEFNIGSGRPRDFEEIAKRAELTMEDAEAIGRLPTVRAAVPTIENDVGTLTRGTYEADDCGLVGIAEGGDLTGNWVVLDGRFITPDDRQRRNMVCVIGSYVAENLFGDGEKPVGQTLDVDGHRYRVVGVLEEKGASFGRPQDNKVFIPISTSLKYYPIPEGRRAIFHGLEIEVLPNEGVPVETALEDVEEVLRLRRGLRYYEDNDFGLNTQESMLSSLNTITSILWMVMVGVASISLVVGGIGIMNIMLVSVAERTREIGIRKAVGARDRDVLIQFLLESITLSAFGGVIGIVLGLGVAGLVTALSSLDAAVVWWTIALGFGFSATVGILFGIYPARKASRLNPIEAIRYE
- a CDS encoding Spy/CpxP family protein refolding chaperone → MRQKILIIALVVSVALNVGALVTFAYRCATTPKPPEPPGRLAQELGLTDEQREMMREQREKSCREMEPLRREMDRKRGEVLALLKKPEVDVARRDQLFAEIADLQMRMELLTFENMCETKSMLRPEQQERFIAHVEERFQHQHEHFKRGPAHGPGGHKFEPRMMRERSGEGR
- a CDS encoding Spy/CpxP family protein refolding chaperone, producing the protein MTKNRLPVVVGLMVVLAAAAGARHAGFGPEGAPGPKGAFIQDLSDEQRTAIREITLKHRKEMIPLRAEMETRNLELQELVGADADKDAIFAKLDEIGALRTEMMKKRMAMQLEIRAQLTDEQKEMFDQKHMMMGHMGAGGGRGPGPGGGPFE
- a CDS encoding alpha-2-macroglobulin family protein, producing APALAITDVKADAAGTPAVAVTVGCRGIPELEVSLYEIDPARYPAFYDEFANAELDAGALPGVKREVETRTVPGSPPGSLYRVDEVTADWDELPAGLYLVEGRGGGERSRAVFLLNGAAVISASDGSQLYLGAVDAETGEPVPIDGVDAWLVRYADERFRKIASLEPVRLAAKSGADGLFVDLSPLPYSSSVYLVVHTSLGLSVYACGTRTGRCLPRQITGEIITDRPLYKPGDTVRYKVIFREVDFGNKTMAAVPGLEFELALYPEYWGTGEPLWSTTGVTDEYGTFAGELELPAGTKLGNPTLQAKVTVEGNDYYASGWFYLSEFEKPEYELKLKPLRDDYLSGETVEIEVGAAYYFGEPMAGGVVTYDVKCSTFRDARTEEEVMLVEGGKARLDEDGRGIISFKTPGAAERDNSLEIKVKAGDETAHLVEGSVGVSTYAGDRRVRISGEGYECLRGERAVLLIDVQDLDGESVGGEVKLEAYEEIRPFAGDPRRGELLAEAVVHVPAGEELRYELELDDPPNEVVVIGRTIGTNGGEHEQDIRFGFVDERKRSYERRDVTVEAGAERAAVGDDVEIKIKSLVEASSCLAAVYADEGSLSVRRVPLVPGEEGYTGSFALKIVPDYEPRVTVHVVVAAGGKSCYENWCGDTVEVENPSATITVDVAVDGTSYRPGEEVNLRLSCRAVDGSPAPADISVAAVDEALLALAADQTKDVPAEFRQKLSRPAKCRINDSFGNRGELAKVVFSFPYYEWPYGATGSDFLPIDVERWGPSARLIERVFLKEMYSPSVELYLDLGMQAEAAGEEGYGEGLVKVGGRPELPERLQGRNFVLPYAGYGPRHPEPGVADLGGEPYDLVESGIGGGGGGGGGSMEVRRDFADTAFWAPNVKTSGDGDASVSFTLPDNVTTWRVMALAMDRGRRFGWASDTFEVKKDVIARLKAPRYFVAGDVARLTAIGHNYLAEPQELTLALEEEGLTHVGGEATATRTVETGGREAMYHWVEASPVSEARVVTSAFCEAGSDAAEYKFPIYPRGSKVRQAYAGRLGDDVAHTMTVAEGAVPSSFAGELILAPSLAATLSHGLGFYRDYPYDCVEQTLNRFRVNAELAAAAADLGLEETTLTEGLSDAVAGGVRKLRETQTSSSRLYSGEERSDKRYGGGWPWSAGGPESPYVTAYILDGLHSLRENPFVPAATADDLERLYYNSREYVEQYFKDWRVDPSFQPEAVSLYIADVALRTGAVPPDDFTVRKVADYYFEARPAQEPMALALLASVLHQMGDDERLAVVMRNLDNGALVGPDDTVFWGKAPAETWRWWDDAVETTAKVLEVKLAYQPDDPNIPRMVDWLVDRRRGAAWKSTKDSAAAALALMKYIKANPELAAPIVASYKFGTREGGVELEPAAYEAPAEAVTFAWEDVAVGDNDLAITRTSGEGPAFYTAALEYYVEADAIPAVEGSVTLEREYYAIEREFKKGKVKEKKRPLDGPVKLGEDIEVVLEINSPYDFDYVVLEDPKPAGFIYLEDKSGYNWTAGAYVELWNRQRGALFERLPRGETVMRYRLRAEVPGTYTALPARVYGMYSPDIGSSTASAVVEVGE
- a CDS encoding zf-HC2 domain-containing protein; this translates as MTCIEEKKLSAYLDGELPPEDSAALEEHLTRCAACREELSRLEFVSEALELLEGAEPDPYFAPRLKRLAVAERGRGWARRVLVPAAAAAAAALSLVLGGFLGRALYAEPNGASLAANGELVEYLGVAPVEDFPDGSLGEAWGEVLVEGDNG
- a CDS encoding ABC transporter ATP-binding protein — translated: MGVSKVYDAGPIAVQALAEIDLEISEGDYVAIMGPSGSGKSTLMHILGCLDAPTAGSYFLKGREVSGFDNNQLARVRSRDVGFVFQRFNLLPRLTAAQNVELPLLYGKVPGDRREEIVADMLAKVGLTDRGQHRPNELSGGEVQRVAVARALANDPAMILADEPSGNLDSKSEDELMALLDDLNDAGRTLIVVTHEDSVARHAKRVVTLRDGRVV
- a CDS encoding TolC family protein, with protein sequence MFVAGLVPACAAASTLSLEEALATALQHSLKVELAGVERSQGKQALAEGVMSAFPDLSASYSTSGTSVAEVGDTWRFGFSLTQPVVDATVVFEVMRGFRENDYYRATSARTVGELILAVQSGYYNLAQGQALAASAEGQHRRAAGNLKIVARRYELGEANLADKLRAEADLLTKETELLSARNGVEENQRSFSDLIGLDRWEAIAAEELPLPEEPYELPTTVISAAVLEKNPDLAVLRMQVKASDVAYWSAWGDLLPALSFSYSRGSTFGGSIFPGEEGADTRYGVVVSLPLVDVADRVLGVTGARLDRKQSRLELAQARLDSRERLASLLATQELSHKEWESASKTVELSKEVYRLNVRSYELGAVSFDDLLQVEAELGQAERALIEATAGYWSSRAELNYLLGTSVEE